GATTTTCGGAAGAAGAAATTGCAATGCTACAAAATTTAGATAATGTCTCACTCGTCAACCTTGGCAATAGGAGATTGCGAGCAGAAACGGCTGCTATTGCAATGAGTGTTTTATGTTTGAATCTTTAAATTTAGGAAATTATCTATGGCATTAGATTGGCACAAGTGCAAAGGCGGAGTTTGGTGTGATTTGTTTCAGCTTGATTTGGAACATGAATTTCTACGAAATCTCTCCGGGGTTTACATAGTTTGGAGCGGAACTACAGATAAGAGCGTGCTGAAAGTCGGCTCAGGTATAATTTCTACGGAATTGAAGAAGGAAAGGCAAGACCTCGCTATCCAAATTTTCGCACATCACGGGGTTTTCGTTTCTTGGGCAGAAATTTCAGCTCTGAAAAGAGAAAGCGTAATGCTTTATTTGGCAGAAACGCTTACTCCGAAGCTACCGGTAAGTTTACCGCGAACAATCCCGATAAAGGTTGATTTGCCCTGGTAAAGGTGTTCTTGTCTTCAATTTTTAAATTTTTTCTTCTCGTAGTTCACGAATACGAGTTCTTGCCTCGTGCAAATAAATTGAACCCGGATATTTTACAAGTATCTCAGTGTAATAGCGTAAAGCTTCAGCCTTGTTTTTCTCTGCGTAATATGTATCAGCTATCATCTTTGTCATCCTGTCCATATAGATTGATTCAGGGAATTCAGTCATCAATTTCAATGCTGCCTTCCTTGATAAATCATACTTTCCGTCGCTATAATAAATTTCCGAAACTCTTATGTAGGACAGTTCTATTAAATTATCACTCGATGAATTTGCAGAAACTTCCATATAAATTTCGACCGCTTTGTCATAATTTCGCTTATATTCTTCAAATTCCGCTTTTGCAAATAGCATCAATGGATTGATGAAATTCTCATTCTCGGAGATGAAAGCAAATTTTTGGATTGCCAAATTTGCAATATCCGAATTGGGGTTCAAAGTTAGCGTTCTGTACAATTCCTTTGCTTTGGGTATATCGCCACTGAAATATTCAATCATTGCCGCTAATAAGTTCGCATGGTCTTTGGCTTTCGGGTCAGAATATCGGCTTTTCAAAATCTGCTCAATAGTTTTAGAAGCGTTTTCGGTATCGTCCCGAATAAGATATACTTTTACCAATTCAATTCCTGCTTCCACCGAAAAGCCATGATTGGGATAGTCTTTGATTAGTTGCTTGTATTGATTGATAGCTCTGTCGTAATCATTCAAATATTCCGAATAAATTTTCGCAAGTCTAATCATACTTTCCGCTGCGTGAGAAGATTTCGGGTGTTCTTTTATTATCGCATCATAGCGGCTCATGATATTTTTCAGTTCAGCTTCGGTAAATTTCGCTTTTGTTCCGGCAAGTTTACCCTCAAGTGTGCGAGTATAGCCGTATAACGCTGATGATGCGTAAGGACTGCTTTTGCCGCGTTCAATCAATATTGCATACGCCTTCAAAGCTATGTCATGCTCCCCATCACGAGAGGTGGAATTTGCAAAATTCAATATGTCCAAGCCTCGAGAATTTTTCAATTCATCTATCCGTATCGTCATTTCGAGTGCCTGGTTGTGCCTTTTGGCTTCGCGTAGAAACCAAGAATATACTTCCTGGTAAACGATGTTCGATTTCTCAGAATCGGCTCTGCGTTTCAAAACTTTGTCAATATGCTCGAATCCTTCTTCATTGGACATGAATGCAAAGAGCCTTCCTTGAGCTAAGGCTATATTGAAGTTGTTATCCAATAAGTCGAGTATTTCTTCAGTTCCGTCAATATGATTTCCCGTTGAAATGTATAATTTTATGAGATTATCCGTAAAAAGAGTTTTGTCGCCAAATTTCTTGCGGGCTTCGAGGTAAGTTTCAATTGCCTTTTGAAATAATTTGAGTTCAATCTGGCTATTAGCAACGAAATCATAAGTGACGGCTGTAATTCCGCTCATACTCAGTATGTTCTTCCAAATTTCATCAGCCCTTTTTGCATTTCCGGTTCGCCAATTCATTTCTGCAGCAATGGTTAAAATCTCAGGGTTTGGCTTTTTGCTTGCTTTTTCTTCAGCATATTTGAGCAATTCGGAATACTTGCTCATTTGCTTCATTACTCGAGCGAGAGCATAAAAGTAAGCATTGTCTTCGGGTTTTTCCTTGTAAAGTTCTTCGTAAATACTCAAAGCACTTTCTAAATTGCCGCCTTGCTCGAATGATTGACCAAGTTGGAATTTTTGCATCAAAGTATTTTGGCTTTGAGCTGAAACATAAAAGATTAAGAACAGTGATATTATATATAGGGATTTTTTCATATTTTCGGTTATATTAATTGCAACTATTTCATAAAGAAGACGTTATATTTTGTAAAATGTTATTGAATTCAGTATCTATCATACTTTTATGCAATCAATCAAAACAAATTTTCTAAAATTCATTATTCTTGGCATATGTTTCTTAGCTTTGACTTCAATTTCCAAATCTGATGATATCATTTTGAGGAATGCTGATAGCTTGAGAGGGCTTACTACTGATGAAACCAGCATCAGAGAATTTTTTGGCAATGTATGGCTGATTCAAAATGACCTTGACTTAAAGTGCGATTATGCAAAGCAATATCTTAATTCCAACACTGTGGACCTAATCGGCAATGTCGTCATCACTCAAAGAACTATGATATTGAAATCACCCAAAATTTTCTATAATGGTAATTCCGGAGTCGCAATCGCCGATAATGGCGTAGCACTTCGTGATGCAAACAGCTATCTTGAAGCACAAAAGGGAACTTACTCCACAAAAGCCTATATGGCAGATTTCTACGGCGATGTGTTTATCGAAGATGATTCGGTAAAAATTTATTCGGATAATGTTGTCCATAATCGTACTACACGTGAAAGTTTTGCCACCGGTGATGTATGGATATTCGGCAAATATACAAATGTGGTTATGAAAGGCGACACTATCATCAATATCCCCAAAGAGAGTTACTCTATCAGCATGGGGAACACGGTTTTGTTCAAAATTGATACCATTCAGCGACTTGATTCGATTTATGTCGAGCAGGAAGAA
This Candidatus Kapaibacterium sp. DNA region includes the following protein-coding sequences:
- a CDS encoding tetratricopeptide repeat protein, with the protein product MKKSLYIISLFLIFYVSAQSQNTLMQKFQLGQSFEQGGNLESALSIYEELYKEKPEDNAYFYALARVMKQMSKYSELLKYAEEKASKKPNPEILTIAAEMNWRTGNAKRADEIWKNILSMSGITAVTYDFVANSQIELKLFQKAIETYLEARKKFGDKTLFTDNLIKLYISTGNHIDGTEEILDLLDNNFNIALAQGRLFAFMSNEEGFEHIDKVLKRRADSEKSNIVYQEVYSWFLREAKRHNQALEMTIRIDELKNSRGLDILNFANSTSRDGEHDIALKAYAILIERGKSSPYASSALYGYTRTLEGKLAGTKAKFTEAELKNIMSRYDAIIKEHPKSSHAAESMIRLAKIYSEYLNDYDRAINQYKQLIKDYPNHGFSVEAGIELVKVYLIRDDTENASKTIEQILKSRYSDPKAKDHANLLAAMIEYFSGDIPKAKELYRTLTLNPNSDIANLAIQKFAFISENENFINPLMLFAKAEFEEYKRNYDKAVEIYMEVSANSSSDNLIELSYIRVSEIYYSDGKYDLSRKAALKLMTEFPESIYMDRMTKMIADTYYAEKNKAEALRYYTEILVKYPGSIYLHEARTRIRELREEKI